CGCTCATTTTCTGGATGACACGGTAATACCCGTTATCGGGCCACTGAACAGCGTCACTTGGTTCGGTGTTATCAGTCTTATCGGCAACGGCTTAGGTATTCTGGCTTCTCAGTTGCTCATCGCCCGCATGGAGAAAAAAGGGACTGTCAGCCGAACCAGTGTGGTCATGTCCACCAGCGCCGGGTATATCCTGTGCCTAGTTCTCTTTGCGGTGGGGCGGAGCTTTTGGTTCATGTTGTTGATGTTCCTCCTGGCGGGGCTTATGCGCACCATCAAGGAGCCGGTGCTGGCCGCCTGGATGAACGACCATGTGGAGGAGAAAATGCGCGCCACAGTCTTTTCTACCAGTGGACAACTGGACTCTTTCGGGCAGATCATCGGCGGGCCTATTGTGGGGCTGGTAGCCCAACAGGTGTCCATACCCTGGGGGCTGGTCTGCACCGCTTTCCTGCTGTTGCCCGCGCTGTTCTTGGTGCCAGTGGCGGGAAAGAAGCGGGATTGATATGGCATAGTTAAGTTTACTGACGAGCGGGAGATTACTTCCGCTCGTCTTCATTTAGCAGCGCAAAATTTGAGGACTCTTTATCTCCTTATTCGGCATAGCGGAGGCGGCTGTCAATTCGACATAATTTTCTTGTGATACTTTACCACACATGAGCATCAGCGTAGGGATTGCAACAGCGGCTGTTTTTCCGCTACCAGCTCCACCAACAATCAAAATATGTCCGTCTGTGCTTTCGGGCATGGTCGCATATTTTCCATTACTCTTGCCGAACACAACACCCGAAAGGTCTTTTGCTGTTTTCAGTGCTACCGTATCACCGCCCAGCTTCGCTTCAAAGCCTTTCTTCTGTCTATTATGCAAAAGAAGCTCTAAAAAGCTGAATTTGCGGTCTTTTTTTACCATACGAATGATATTTTGAAGAAAATTTAATGGGCATAAAACATAACAAGCATACCACAAAATAGTGAAAATACCGTCCATAATCTGATTATTTTGTATGAACGTTCCTGTTATTTCCTCATATCCAATCCCTACAACAAGTGGAACACAAAACCACCACAGACCAGTAAACCATACCAGTTTAAGCACATATTTTAAGCCTTTTAGCAGGAACATAAATACCCTTGCTATCATTCCTAAATCGTTTCCGTCCATAAACCCTCCTATCTGCTATGCCCTATATCATGCGTTTTACTGTGTTCCTGTTTTCTCAATGCGTCCTGCACTTTTGTTTTCAAAGCCTCTCTCCTTTCGGAAAACCCACCTTTTGTTGGTGCTTTTTTCATCTGTTCCATGCCATTGCCGCCCTCTGTCTTTTCTGCGGCTTTCTCGGCTCTCTTTTCGTCATAATAACCCGATTTTACAAGCCGCATATATTTATCTTCTGTATTGGCTAAATCCCTTAATTCTTGGCTCTGTGGGGTCTTATCGTCCTTGCGCTGGCTGTTTTCTTCCTTGCGCCGTGTTTCCTCTTTCAGACGTTCTTCCCTCGCTGGCTCCTGTTCCTGCCGCTGGCTGTCCTCTCTCTGCTGTCTTTCCTGCTTACGGCGTTCTTCCTGTGCCCTCTGCTCCTGTCTGCGCCTTTCCTCTTGGCGGCGTTGCTCGTCCTGTCTGCGCTGTTCTTCCTGCCGCTGGCTGTCCTGTCGGCGTTGCTCGTCCTGCATACGGCGTATTTCCTGCCGCTGGCGTTCTTCTGCTAAGGCTCGCTCGGATAACTGGCGGCTCTCTACGGCTTGTTGCTCCAAACGCTGACGGTCATTCCTTGCGGCTTCTTCCTGTCTGTTCTGTTCACTCATAATCTCCAAAAGCTCCTTTCGTCTCTTTCTGTGTAGCCACTTCCACCAAACAGGTAAAAACAACATCATCAGAAAGATTATTATAACCGTGTAGTTTTCCGTCCTTTTCTCACTCCTTTCTGTCCTCACGGTGAGTAAGTGTAAATGAAATATTTTATTTACTGTATATATATTATATAACTTATGTAATGTATTGTCAATATATAAGTTATATATTTTTTTCTATATGCACAATTTTTTACAATATTTTCCATTTTTTTAGTGACATTTTATGTACAATGTGTTATGTTAAGATTGTAAATTATTACAGTTTCACGGAAAGGGCGGTATTGCTTATGATTAAAAAGCACTTTAAGAAACTCGTCAGTGTTGCTCTTACCGCTGTCATGGCTTTAGGGATGACAACAACTGCCTTTGCAAACGAAAAAGACACGCTTAATCTTGATGCCGCACTTATGGAAAAAGGGTATCCTCAAATTGTTCTTGATACAATGGACGAAGATACCAAAATGGATATTTATAACGAGGGAGACATTGCGTTCTGTGGTGCTGTAATTACCTATTATGATGAAAACAGTGGTACTTATTCAGAAATCGATGTCAATGAAGATGGAACTTATATTGCACCAAGAGGGCAAATCTCTACATCAGACCTTTCTTTAAGTTTCACTTATTCAAGAAGCCCTGCAGCCAAGAACACAAAACTTTCTTACATCAAAGTTACTTACAATTATAACTGGCTTAATCTTCCGTTTTTCCGCTGGCAAGACCCTACTTCTGTTTCATGGGATGACAGCAAATTTCAGATGACGGATAATAGCTTTTCTAAAGTTGATAAGTATGATGGCTATGTGATTGGTCCAAATGGAGAGCTTTTAGGACCTTATACAAACCAAACTCATTCTTCTGAAAATGGTTATGCCAACGCAAGTAATGCTGGCGTTTCTTGGTATGCTGACTTAAAAGGTTATATTGGAGTTCAACCGACTAAATTATATGGAAGTGGCACATTCAAACTTGCTCCAAAATCAACAACTACCAGCGGTTCAACAACTCTGTATGGTCACTATGTTCACCCAAAAGCAGAATTAGGGCTTAGTGTTAATGTTTCATCTTATGGTAGCTTCTCCATTTCCGGTGGTAGCAACTATGATGAGCGTGGTTCTCAAAAAACAATATCTTGGTAAAAAAAAGGAGGGGAATCCCCTCCTTTTTTACTCGTCTTTTTTATTCTCATTTTGATAAATAAGAAACGCCCCTATAATACTAATTGATACTACTACTCCAATTCCGTGATTAAAAAATGATAACCATGTACCTACCCCTACACTTAATATAAATGCAATAATCGCTTTTCCCATAATCTTTTTCCTTTCTCATTTTGAAAATTTAATTTTGCCTTATATCTCGGCTTTTTCATCTAAAAAGCTCTGATACTCCTGCCAATAGTCAAGGACTTTTTTCATTTCTTCCTCAAATGTACCGTTCTTATATTCCTTTTTCTGCTCGGTATATTCGTTCCAGTATTCCGAAAGTGTCTGTTTGTCTGCTTCAACTTCTTCTCGCCAATCAGATATAACCGTTCTTTCTTCCTGTTCCCATTCTTCTTTACTGGAATAACAAGGCGTTCCCTTTCCGTTAGTGAGGTCTTTCCATGTGTAGGTTCTTCCACCCCTGCCTTTCATCACGCCGCTTGCAAGTGCTTCTTCGCTGGTCTGTATATTTTCTTCGGTACTCTTTATATTTTCCCATGCACCTATAACTTCATCAAGTCCACCCCACTCAATCAGATACCTTAAAAAAGTGAGGTCGGGGAACATTCCAAACCAGCAACGCTCAAACCACTGTTCCGCATACATTCTTTCATCAGAACCGTTACTATATGTTCCGCATACTAAATCACCGATAAAATTCTCTATCAGCTCCCCCACGGTCAAACCGTGTGCCGCCGCCTTTTCAGAAATACGCTTTACATCAGCGTCCGATAATTTGACTTCGATTGTTCTCGATCTGATTGTTTCAATTTCTTCTTGCTGTTGTCCTGCCATACCTACCACCATTCCCCCTTATCGTTATAGTGCCACCATTTGCCGCTTTCGTACTCGATACAGAAGTTCCCCTCAAAGTCAAACCACGCCTTTACAGGCTCGCCCTCTCCCCATTCTTCAAAGGCTTCTTTATGCCTGGCATAATTCGCCCTGGCTAAG
The nucleotide sequence above comes from Clostridium sp. M62/1. Encoded proteins:
- a CDS encoding type IV secretory system conjugative DNA transfer family protein — translated: MDGNDLGMIARVFMFLLKGLKYVLKLVWFTGLWWFCVPLVVGIGYEEITGTFIQNNQIMDGIFTILWYACYVLCPLNFLQNIIRMVKKDRKFSFLELLLHNRQKKGFEAKLGGDTVALKTAKDLSGVVFGKSNGKYATMPESTDGHILIVGGAGSGKTAAVAIPTLMLMCGKVSQENYVELTAASAMPNKEIKSPQILRC